The following are from one region of the Zymoseptoria tritici IPO323 chromosome 13, whole genome shotgun sequence genome:
- a CDS encoding CSN2 COP9 signalosome complex (COP9 signalosome complex subunit 2 (Signalosome subunit 2)), whose product MSDDDDFMQASDEENYDFEYEDDDDADQGGDVDVENKYYNAKQLKADSPEEAIDEFLGVPALEEEKGDWGFKGLKQAIKLEFKLGRYEKAVEHYTELLTYVKSAVTRNYSEKSINNMLDFIEKNAEDEAANRCMEQFYSQTLDSFQATNNERLWLSTNTKLARLWLAQKDYERLTGKVRELHKACQREDGSDDPSKGTYSMEAYALEIQMYAETRNNKRLKGLYQRALKVRSAVPHPKIMGIIRECGGKMHMSEENWKSAQSDFFESFRNYDEAGSLQRIQVLKYLVLTTMLMGSDINPFDSQETKPYKNDPRIAAMTELVDAYQRDDIHQYETVLQKNKDLLADPFIAENIDEVTRNMRTKAVVKLVAPYTRFRLDFIAKRLKISIPEVQDIVGFLIMDDKLHGKINQEAGTVEIESRGDLERMHAVANWTTAIRSLASFVLNDSEGFRSDDAGGAGAMPALPSGPGPNLFDGMMAPGRAGGKRKANRGAGK is encoded by the exons ATGAGTGATGACGACGATTTCATGCAGGCCTCTGACGAGGAGAA CTACGATTTCGAgtacgaagacgacgacgatgcggatCAAGgcggtgatgtcgatgtggAGAACAAATACTACAATGCCAAACAACTCAAGGCAGACAGTccggaggaggcgattgaTGAGTTCTTGGGAGTGCCAGcgttggaagaggagaaaggAGACTGGGGATTCAAGGGATTGAAGCAGGCCATCAAGCTCGAGTTCAAGCTGGGTCGATATGAGAAG GCCGTCGAACACTACACAGAGCTTCTCACATACGTCAAATCCGCCGTCACGCGAAACTACTCGGAGAAGTCGATCAACAACATGCTGGACTTCATCGAGAAGAACGCCGAGGATGAGGCCGCGAATCGCTGCATGGAACAATTCTACTCTCAAACGCTCGACTCCTTCCAAGCCACCAACAACGAGCGATTATGGCtctccaccaacaccaaGCTTGCCCGGTTATGGCTTGCCCAGAAAGACTACGAGCGGTTGACAGGAAAGGTTCGCGAGCTACACAAGGCATGCCAGCGCGAGGATGGCAGCGATGATCCGAGCAAGGGCACATACTCGATGGAGGCGTACGCCTTGGAGATCCAGATGTATGCGGAGACGAGGAATAACAAGAGGTTGAAG GGACTCTATCAACGCGCCCTCAAAGTTAGGTCGGCGGTGCCTCATCCCAAGATCATGGGAATCATCCGCGAGTGTGGTGGCAAGATGCACATGAGCGAAG AGAATTGGAAGAGCGCACAGAGCGACTTCTTCGAATCATTTCGCAACTACGACGAGGCTGGATCGTTACAACGCATTCAAGTGTTGAAGTACCTCGTGCTTACGACCATGCTCATGGGGTCCGACATCAACCCATTCGACTCACAAGAAACCAAGCCATACAAAAATGACCCGCGCATCGCCGCCATGACAGAGCTCGTCGACGCGTACCAACGAGACGACATCCACCAATATGAGACAGTCCTccagaagaacaaggacctCCTTGCCGATCCCTTCATCGCAGAAAACATTGACGAAGTGACGCGCAACATGCGCACAAAGGCGGTCGTCAAACTCGTAGCACCCTACACCCGCTTCCGGCTCGACTTCATAGCCAAGCGGCTAAAGATCTCCATCCCGGAAGTCCAGGACATCGTCGGGTTCCTCATCATGGACGACAAACTGCATGGCAAGATCAACCAGGAAGCCGGGACGGTCGAGATCGAGAGCCGCGGCGATCTGGAACGCATGCACGCCGTGGCGAATTGGACGACGGCGATTCGTTCGCTGGCGTCCTTTGTGCTCAACGACTCCGAAGGCTTCAGATCCGACGACGCCGGCGGTGCGGGCGCCATGCCGGCTCTACCTTCTGGCCCAGGCCCGAATCTCTTCGACGGCATGATGGCGCCTGGACGCGCGGGCGGGAAGCGCAAGGCGAACCGAGGGGCGGGGAAGTGA